The following coding sequences are from one Hymenobacter sp. DG25A window:
- a CDS encoding exonuclease domain-containing protein translates to MYAIIDLETTGGQPAQDRITEIAIFIHDGEKVVDQFDTLLNPGRPIPFFISQLTGITDDMVRDAPKFHEVARKVVEMTEGCVFVAHNVRFDYSFMKKEFADLGFNYSRKTLCTVRLSRSLIPGQPSYSLGKLCQNIGIPLNGRHRAAGDAAATAILFDRLLKITQQEDALTNPTISPADTLAALDISAPAGNRPAAKQPSPRKVKAVQDAIKTALLPPNITPQKVAALPQSAGVYYFHNEQGEVIYVGKSINIYKRIQQHFAVDYKSRKSIEFKNSISDITWELTGSELVALLYESHEIKRMKPLYNRQQRRSVFPAGIFLRTDEQGYKHLYYGRADDHAESHPLIALGNQYKAKGFLFHKVSKFNLCQKLCDLYKTQGSCFDYQVHRCKGACLGLEPPEEYNLRVEEAIESFTYEHGSFVVMGQGRREDEKSLVVVENGRYLGFGYVDETFTARRLDDFKLAITRYNDNKDVQQIIRQYLRTKHKDKVKVFR, encoded by the coding sequence TTGTACGCCATTATTGACCTTGAAACAACCGGCGGACAGCCTGCCCAGGACCGGATTACGGAAATAGCCATCTTCATTCATGATGGTGAAAAAGTGGTGGATCAGTTTGATACGCTGCTAAATCCTGGGCGGCCTATCCCCTTCTTCATCTCCCAGCTCACGGGCATTACCGATGATATGGTGCGGGATGCGCCCAAGTTTCATGAGGTGGCGCGCAAAGTGGTGGAAATGACGGAGGGCTGCGTGTTTGTGGCCCACAACGTGCGCTTCGATTACTCCTTTATGAAAAAGGAGTTTGCTGACTTAGGCTTTAACTACTCGCGCAAAACGCTGTGCACCGTGCGCCTGAGCCGCTCCCTGATACCGGGGCAGCCCAGCTACAGCCTGGGCAAGCTGTGCCAGAACATTGGCATTCCGCTTAACGGCCGCCACCGCGCCGCCGGCGACGCCGCCGCTACGGCCATTCTCTTCGACCGGCTGCTGAAGATTACGCAGCAGGAAGACGCCCTTACGAACCCCACCATTAGCCCCGCCGATACCCTGGCGGCCCTGGATATATCTGCCCCGGCCGGCAACCGCCCCGCCGCCAAGCAGCCCTCGCCCCGCAAAGTGAAAGCTGTGCAGGATGCCATTAAAACGGCGCTGCTGCCGCCCAACATCACCCCCCAGAAGGTAGCCGCGCTACCCCAGTCGGCGGGGGTGTATTACTTCCATAATGAGCAGGGGGAGGTAATTTATGTGGGCAAGAGCATCAACATCTACAAGCGCATTCAGCAGCACTTCGCCGTCGATTACAAGTCGCGCAAGAGCATTGAGTTCAAGAATTCGATATCGGACATTACCTGGGAGCTGACGGGCTCGGAGCTGGTGGCGCTGTTGTATGAGTCGCACGAAATCAAGCGCATGAAACCGCTGTATAACCGCCAGCAGCGGCGCTCGGTGTTTCCGGCGGGCATTTTCCTGCGCACCGATGAGCAGGGCTATAAGCATTTGTACTACGGCCGCGCCGATGACCACGCCGAATCCCATCCGCTGATTGCCCTGGGCAACCAGTACAAAGCCAAAGGCTTTCTATTCCATAAAGTATCCAAGTTCAACCTCTGCCAGAAGCTCTGCGACTTGTATAAAACCCAGGGCTCCTGCTTTGACTACCAGGTGCACCGCTGCAAGGGCGCCTGCCTGGGCCTTGAGCCCCCGGAAGAATACAACCTGCGCGTAGAGGAAGCCATTGAGTCGTTCACCTACGAGCACGGCTCGTTCGTGGTGATGGGCCAGGGCCGGCGCGAGGATGAGAAAAGCCTGGTGGTGGTAGAGAACGGGCGCTATCTGGGGTTTGGCTACGTGGATGAAACCTTCACGGCCCGCCGCCTCGATGATTTTAAGCTGGCTATTACCCGCTACAACGACAATAAGGACGTGCAGCAGATTATCCGGCAGTACCTGCGCACCAAGCATAAAGACAAGGTGAAGGTGTTTCGGTAA